One Salmo trutta chromosome 19, fSalTru1.1, whole genome shotgun sequence genomic window carries:
- the LOC115154565 gene encoding A-kinase anchor protein 1, mitochondrial, whose translation MVLRLQSVLVLSLSGVLAFLGLWWYASRKKEQPTDKDKTTTDQVHLSSSTRGIGVVENGHSTGTDRDRHAVRKRSLVEQELVDCTNTQAAAKLGNVPLCQSQPEERVVAAECLSRGLDTATVKPVTERTESSAQVLPETAPKSQAQGGPEKDIALQRKHPPSEEQVSSICDLGSNPNPGESAGLKPHAPPLSETLEDTTNRTFNKEAAEEVQLVPGEVRLDPEGEVGEDKITFCFAEMNPRTDLAENCLLSKDNLSILPAVEEPTFESSLQDDTCLASPINLLTSQVSPSRQPLGILRSPQKKDQSEECELSRSNTEEINQLASSLITDVVSVAVSQVLKEKTLLEHNVGPLCNRDLFTSPDIISMGNSETGREMPGLLQEDKCSTTGRENICSSPIVYEDMKHDCSSRAETEQAELAEEDSAVGDSGSSSGHSEESSSGEDSSPSVSPQPPRGPAEGLGATSVTLPNGHRTEEVAVPGSGVNSMDSVDRYVEHEALDNQHINSPSPLSQLLNTDQQIEKYVQCYNSIQPLTVWDIEVPKHLVGRLIGKQGRYVSYLKETSGANIFIATLPYTQEFQICHIEGSKEQVDCALELIRKKFKDLDVTRCYVQSPVASLPSLPITSWLLLPHRVTVEVTVIQVASGNYVFLQQHTHPTFHALRSLDQQMSLCYSHPGCPHLPAPVEVGVICAAQMPEGAWWRAQVMGYYEETKEVELCYVDYGGYVMVKIDTLRQIRSDFVALPFQGSEAILEHIAPLPGEEGFSAAAKSALEEMTQGLPLLAQVTDCHTSGIPLVQIWKTEGEQVVSVNRALVDSGLCSWLDCL comes from the exons ATGGTGCTAAGGCTTCAATCCGTTCTGGTCCTCTCCCTGTCGGGAGTGTTGGCTTTCCTAGGCCTGTGGTGGTACGCCTCTCGGAAGAAAGAACAACCCACTGACAAGGATAAGACGACCACAGACCAGGTGCACCTGTCCTCCTCCACCAGAGGAATCGGTGTTGTGGAGAACGGCCACTCCACTGGGACAGATCGGGACAGGCACGCAGTGAGGAAGAGGTCGTTAGTGGAACAGGAGCTTGTTGATTGTACAAACACACAAGCGGCAGCAAAGCTGGGTAACGTCCCACTCTGCCAATCACAACCAGAGGAAAGGGTTGTGGCTGCAGAGTGTCTGAGTAGAGGCCTCGATACTGCTACTGTGAAGCCCGTTACGGAAAGAACTGAATCTTCAGCTCAAGTACTCCCAGAGACTGCACCTAAGAGCCAAGCCCAGGGGGGACCTGAGAAGGATATAGCATTACAAAGGAAACACCCGCCATCTGAGGAACAAGTTTCCTCTATCTGTGACCTAGGCTCTAATCCTAACCCTGGTGAGAGTGCAGGCCTAAAGCCACACGCACCGCCACTCTCTGAGACACTGGAGGACACTACAAACAGAACTTTCAACAAAGAGGCTGCAGAGGAGGTTCAACTAGTCCCAGGGGAGGTTAGACTGGACCCAGAGGGAGAGGTTGGAGAAGACAAGATTACATTTTGTTTTGCAGAGATGAATCCTCGAACCGATCTGGCTGAGAACTGCCTCCTCTCCAAAGACAACCTGTCTATCCTGCCTGCTGTGGAAGAACCAACCTTTGAGTCAAGTCTACAGGATGACACCTGTCTGGCTTCCCCCATCAACCTCCTTACCAGTCAGGTGTCCCCCTCAAGGCAGCCATTGGGCATTCTGAGGTCACCTCAGAAGAAAGACCAGTCTGAGGAGTGTGAACTTAGCAGGAGTAACACAGAGGAAATTAACCAGCTGGCGTCAAGTCTGATTACTGACGTGGTCTCAGTAGCAGTGAGTCAAGTCCTGAAGGAAAAGACCCTGCTAGAACATAATGTTGGTCCTCTCTGTAACAGGGACCTCTTCACATCCCCAGATATCATCTCAATGGGTAACAgtgagactgggagagagatgcCTGGTCTATTGCAGGAGGATAAGTGTTCAACAACTGGCAGGGAGAACATATGTTCATCTCCTATAGTCTATGAGGATATGAAACATGACTGCAGCAGTAGAGCTGAGACTGAGCAGGCAGAGCTAGCAGAAGAAGATTCTGCAGTAGGTGATTCTGGCTCCAGCTCAGGTCATTCTGAGGAGAGCTCCAGTGGCGAGGACTCGAGCCCCAGTGTGAGCCCGCAACCACCCAGGGGACCCGCTGAAGGACTGGGGGCCACCAGCGTGACCCTCCCTAACGGTCACAGGACAGAGGAGGTGGCTGTTCCAG GCTCTGGTGTGAACAGCATGGACTCTGTAGACCGTTACGTTGAACACGAAGCCTTGGACAACCAGCATATCAACAGTCCAAGTCCGCTAAGTCAACTGCTGAACACCGATCAGCAAATTGAAAAATACGTCCAGTGTTACAACAGCATTCAGCCACTGACTGTTTGGGACATAGAGGTGCCAAAG CATCTTGTTGGGAGATTGATTGGGAAGCAGGGGCGATATGTGAGCTACCTGAAGGAGACATCCGGAGCAAACATCTTCATCGCCACCCTGCCTTACACCCAGGAGTTCCAGATATGCCACATAGAGG GGTCAAAGGAGCAGGTGGATTGTGCTCTGGAGCTGATCAGGAAGAAGTTCAAAGATCTGGATGTGACCAGATGTTATGTCCAATCTCCAGTGGCCAGCCTGCCCTCTCTCCCAATCACATCCTGG CTGCTGCTTCCCCATAGGGTGACAGTTGAGGTAACCGTGATCCAAGTAGCCTCTGGGAACTATGTGTTCCTCCAGcagcacacacaccccaccttccatgCTCTCCGCAGCCTGGACCAACAGATGAGCTTGTGTTACTCTCACCCAGGGTGCCCTCACTTGCCGGCCCCAGTGGAAG tgGGAGTGATCTGTGCTGCCCAGATGCCTGAGGGAGCCTGGTGGAGAGCGCAGGTGATGGGTTACTATGAAGAAACCAAGGAGGTGGAGCTCTGCTATGTGGACTATGGAGGCTATGTCATGGTGAAGATCGACACCCTCCGTCAGATCAG ATCAGACTTTGTTGCCTTACCTTTCCAAGGATCTGAGGCGATCCTGGAACATATTGCACCCCTTCCAG GAGAAGAAGGATTCTCCGCTGCAGCCAAATCTGCACTGGAGGAAATGACACAAGGATTGCCACTACTTGCACAG GTCACAGACTGTCACACCAGTGGCATTCCCTTGGTACAGATATGGAAAACTGAAGGAGAACAG GTGGTGTCTGTGAACCGTGCTCTGGTGGATAGCGGACTGTGTAGCTGGTTAGACTGCCTCTGA